AGCTGGCATCGCTATCGTTCTAGGGGCGAATATTGGCACCTGCTTCACGGGATTGGTCGCCTCTCTAAGCGGTGGCTCTGGTGGTCGCTTTGTCGCCTTATCGCAGCTTGCCCTTAACATAAGTGGCGCATTGTTGTTTTATCCCTTAATTGGGCTCCTGCACACGGCAGCAGCCTCTATTTCTCCCGATGATCCTTCGGCCCAGATCGCACATGCTCAGACACTTTTTAATGTCATTTGTTCTCTAATTGCTTTACCTATAGCATACTTGCCTATCTGGCGCTCATCAAATCCGCATGCAACTTAATTGCAAAATGATATTGGTTAGCCTATACGATTTCAACTCCGAGCTTATCATAGGCAAGCCGGAATACCTCATCGTTGTTATCATAGCCGGAATCCTGCTGCAGCTTCCATGCTGTCAATGGCTCGTACCATGCTACATTTGATATTTCCTCAACCTGCGCTTTGAGTGGATCGTCACCAGCCTCAACTAAATAATAGTGAACTTCCTTCTGAACCGTACCTAGCTGAGCATGCTCATATACGTATGTAATAATGTTCAAAGGAGCAGCGAGAGTTCCTGTAACACCCGTTTCCTCTTGAATTTCCCTCAATGCAGTTTGCTCTATTGTTTCTCCCGGCTCCATCTTCCCCTTGGCCAAAGTCATTCGACCGAAACGATCCTCAATAAGCTGGATTTCTAGCTGACTATCAAGCCGACGAAACACGACGCCACCTGCAGAAATTTCAATGTTCATTCCAACAATCCCCCCTATGATTCTCCCATTATAAAAAGATCTCATCTCAGACAGGAGGTATGGGTGCCTTCCTGCCCTTTCGATGAAATCTTAATTAATTGCTATGCTTGCATTGCTAATTCGTGATTGTCTGACTCCAACACCTCAAGAAGCTCCCCTTGGCATTCATTAACTCCGGAGTCCGTAATACGGACGCGGCAGAGCTTACCATGCAACGATGAATCACCTTTAAGAACGACTTGAAGATAGTTGTCCGTATAACCCGATATTAAGCCCTTTTCTTCCATGCCTTTTGCTGCCCGTTCAGGAATAATATCAAGCACCTTGCCTACCCAATCGCGGGCATAGGCGGCTTGCATCTTCTCAGACAAGTCGATAAGCTGGTGCACACGCTCATTCTTCACTTCATCGTCTACCTGCTCGTCCATACGCGCCGCAGGAGTTCCCGTCCGTTTGGAATAAGGGAACACGTGCATTTCAGCAAATTTCAACGACTCCATAAAACGGAAGCCATTCTCGAATTGCTCCTGTGTTTCTCCTGGAAAGCCAACGATCACATCTGTCGTAATTGCTACTCCTGGCATAGCTTCGTGGATTAAACGAATTTTCTCTGCGAATTCTGCCGTCGTGTATTTACGGCGCATTCTCTTCAAAATATCGTCGTCTCCCGCTTGAAGAGGAATATGGAGATGGCGGCACATCTTAGGTGAGCTGTTAAGAATGGCAATCATTTTCTCATCGATCTGGCTCGCTTCGATAGAGCTAATACGAATCCGTTCCAAGCCTTCGATCTTATCGAGGTCGGCAAGTAAATTTGCTAAGCGGTAGTTTTCCAAGTCGTCACCGTATCCACCAGTGTGAATACCTGTGAGCACAATTTCCTTGTACCCGGAGCTAACAAGCTGCTTAGCCTGCTCAATAACGCTTTCCGGCTGGCGGCTACGTGAAAGCCCACGAGACCAAGGAATAATGCAGAAAGTACAGAAGTTGTTGCAGCCCTCTTGGATTTTGAGGAATGCACGTGTATGCTCAGCGAAATCCGGTACATCAAGCTCCTCGAATTCCCGAGTCTTCATAATATTACGAACAGCGTTAACCGGCTTGCGGTCATTGTGAATGTCTGTAATAAAAGTCATCAGCTTCTCGCGATCCTGAGTTCCAATAACGAGATCGACACCTGGAATAGCAAGAATTTCTGCAGGTGATGTTTGCGCATAACAGCCAGTGACCGCAATGATAGCATCCGGATTTCTACGGACCGCACGACGAATAATTTGCCGACTTTTTTTGTCGCCTGTATTTGTCACCGTACACGTATTAATTAAATAAACATCTGCCGTCTGCTCGAAGTCCACCTGCTCGTAGCCTTCGTTTTTGAATAGTTGCCAGATTGCCTCGGTATCATAAAAGTTGACTTTACAGCCAAGTGTATAAAATGCCACGTTCGGCATCTTAGATTCCTCCCAACTCTCCGGACTCGTAAGCGAGACAGGCAAGCGCGAACAACGCTGCCGTCTCCGTCCGTAATATTCGTTTTCCCAAACCAATTAAATGTGCGTTAGTGGCAGTGGCAGCGTCCGCTTCCTGTGGAGCAAAGCCACCTTCTGGTCCGATTACGACCAATACTCGCGGGGCCTCAGCTAAAGATGAGCTACGATACTTTGCAAGTACATCACGTAGCCCAGCACCAGATCGACCTTCCTCCTCATAGCAGAACAAGATAAGGTCATACTCTGAGAACTGCTTGAGTAAAGATTTCCAAGTACTGACTGCATGTATTTGCGGAATAACGCTACGATGGCTTTGCTCGGCAGCTTCCTTAGCAATCTTACGCCAGCGCTCCAGTCGCTTTACTTCCTTGCGCTCGTCGTATTGGACAACAGTACGCTGCGATACGAATGGCTGGAAAGCCACAGCCCCCGCTTCCGTCCCCTTCTGAATGACAATCTCTAGCTTATCCCCTTTGGGTAAGCTTTGCGCAATTGTCACCTTCCAGGCCATCTCCGCATGAGTCTCTAATACTTCTGTTATATCCGCTTGCACATTATCTTTATCAATTGATACGATCTTTGCTAATACGTCGCGACCTAATCCATTGCAAGCAATGAAGAAATCACCAGGTTTAGATCTCATGACGGCGGCCAAATGCCGGGCGTCTTCGCCATCCAGCTTTACGGAGGTTTCCCCCATTTGCGTTTCAGGCACAAAATAACGCTGCATGTCTAACAGCCTCCTGCTTAGCTTCCATCCTTCATCATACCGTGTTCTGGCTCGTTTCGCTACCGAACTTTACTTTCAATGTTAAACCCGATAGAACATACTTCCTCCAGCTGAGGAAAATATGCTGTCCAATAGCCAGCCCATTCCTTCCATAATAGGTCCTCGCAAATCCATTAAGGGTCCTATCGTAATAGCACGCAAAGGCGGGATAAATATGATAAGAAGAAAAATAAAGGTCGTCCATTGCGCCATTTCCTGTATTTTTATTCTTATTCTGATAGGTAGAAATTCCTCAAGGATTCTATATCCATCTAAAGGTGGCATAGGAATTAGATTAAATAACAATAAGGACAAATTAATTTTAACCCAATACGATATAAAGATAAGCATTTGTGAGGAAATATTATCGATTACATTGAAAGAATGCAATAGATCCATAACAAATAAAATAAGAAAAGCAAGGATCAGGTTGCTGATAGGTCCAGCAGCAGATACAAGAATATTCATTAAACGTGGGTTTTTAAATCTACTGCGACGGACTGGCACTGGCTTAGCCCAGCCAAAACCGGCCAATAGTAGAAACAACATCCCAATTAAATCTAAATGCGCCATCGGATTAAGAGTGACTCGCCCTTCCTTGTAGGCTGTATCGTCACCGAACTTCCATGCTGTCCAAGCATGAGCGAACTCATGTACACTAAAGGCAACAAGCATGACGAGAAGGATTACAGGAATATCCTCTATAGGAAACCAAAAAAAGCTCACTCGCCATCCCCCTTCGGTTTACCAGCAACAAACGCCACCCACTCTTCTTGCCTTAACACATCAACAATCTCAAAACCTGCTGCTAGCAAGCCAGCTTGCACAACCATTTCTTTGTTCTTATAAATGCCAGAGGTAATATAAATTCCGCCAGGCTTAAGTACTTTCATTACATCCGCTAGGAAAAGTAATATAATTTCAGCGAGAATATTAGCCACAACCAGGTCAACAGGAGGTGTGACTTCTGCATTATTCTCTTTCTCATGCAGAACACCTAACAGATCGCTTAGTCTTACTTCAACGTCATCGTCGTATCCATTCAGTGTGATATTTTCTTTCGCACAGGTTACCGCAACGGGGTCTAGATCGAGCGCCAGCACCTTCGAGGCTCCTAGCTTCATTGCTCCTATAGCAAGTACACCAGAACCTGTACCGACGTCTATGATCTGCTCTCCACCAGAGATGGCGTTGTCCAGTGCTTTCAAACAAAGCGCAGTTGTGGGATGCGTCCCTGTTCCGAAAGCCATACCAGGATCAAGCTCAATGACCAACTCGTCTGCCTTAGGAGTATATTCCTCCCAAGTTGGTTTAATGGTCAATCGCTCCGTTATTGCAATTGGCTTGAAATATTGCTTCCAAGCATCCGCCCAATCATCCTGATGAACGTCACCAATCTCAATCTGATACTCTCCTGCGTCATACCCATATTCCGGCAGCCCACGCAACAGATCATCCAATTCAGCAACCAAGGGCTCCATTAACGTATCTTCTGAGAAATAGGCTTTGAATACTGCATATCCTGGCCTAATGTCATTCAAAGGCGTATCGTATAATTGACCAAAAGAAGTATCTCTCGGTTTATCCTCCGACCAAGCTTCTTCTACAGAAACGCCACCTGCTCCAAGCTCCGTTAGATAATGAGTAACCATTTCCTGAGACGACTCCGTCGCCAGAACCGTAATTTCATGCCAGCGCAAAACATTTCCTCCCCTTATACGATGAATTTGCGCGAAACCTCTATATTGGTATTCCGTCGCTACCTAACATTCATCTTTTCAGCCTTCTGGCTGCTCAATGATTTTCATTATACACGTACTGTTTTGCAGGAGCAAAAAACGATGGAACACTTTAACCTGGGAGCACTATAGCCACTATCCCCTTCATTCAGATCCATCGATTTTACTGAGCGAAGGGAATAATGAGCATACACATTCTGAATACTTCAGAAAAATGTAAAAAGGCGCATCACCAGAAACAGTGACACGCCCTCTTCGTTTATATGATCTCGCCACCCGCTTGCAGGATGACAGATCTAGCCTGATCTGTGGCTAAGCCAGGAACACTAGCGGATAAAGTAAATGCAGCTTCAGGGCTACCTAACGAAATGGAACCCTCTAACGCAGTAGCTGTTAAGCCATCTATACTTTGCAGAGCATCCGCCTCTGTAGTTTCTATCTGGCCACTGTAAGGACCAATCTTCTCCAATCGAAAACAGTCGCTTCGGAGTGAGGATAACTTACGAATAGCTGATTCTGCCTGATCCTGGGTTGCGAATTTAGCTTGTAGGGGCTGCATATCCAATTGTGTCACTCTCCTTCAGATACAGTAGCCCGCTGATCAGCCGCTTCCGCACGTTGCTGCGCTTCCTTATCTTCCTCGTCCGCAAGCTCCTCTGCGAACTCTACATCCTCTGCTGATGCTACTGGTAATTTCTTATGATTGTCTGTCATTAATCATTTCTCCTTCTCATCTTTAATCATGACTCACCGCAAAAGCAATGATTTACATATATTGCACCTTCAGTTGCAAGCTTATACAAAATAAAACCGCCCAGGAAAAATCCTGGACGGTTTTATTAAATATAATTAATCACCTAATATGGCGCGTTTCATGCGTTCGAAGATCGACTTACTTTGCTCATGCGTAGATTCTCCGCTTTTGGAAGCAAAATCGCGCAGCAGGTCACGCTGATCCTCACTCAATTGAGTTGGAGTTACAATTGTCACCTTAACCTGCTGATCCCCTTGCCCGTAACCGCGAAGCTTTGGAACTCCTTTTCCCTTCAAACGGAAATAGGTTCCGGTCTGAGTGCCCGCAGGCACCTTCAGCTTCACCTTCTCCGTCAAGGTAGGAATTTCAATTTCATCACCTAAAGCTGCTTGAGTAAAGGTGAGTGGAATCTCGCAATAAACATCGTCACCCTCACGCTCGAAGAACTCATGAGATTTTACTCTTAGAACGATATATAAATCACCCGAGGGGCCGCCACGAACTCCGCCTTCCCCTTCTCCAGTTACCCGGAGCTGTGCGCCTTCATCGACACCAGCAGGAATTTTAACGTGTATTTTGCGTTGCTTCTTAACTTGGCCGTTACCATAGCAGGTTGGGCATTTTTCCTTAATGATAGTTCCACGACCAGAGCATGAAGAGCATGCACGGCGGTTAACAACACGACCAAAAGGAGTATTCTGAGCTACTTCCTGTTGACCTGAGCCTCGGCAAACCGAGCAAGTTTCCGGTTTCGAGCCTGGCTTAGCACCATTACCATGACACGTATCACAAGACTCCGTCCGAGGAATAGTAATATCGGTTTCTTTACCGAATATCGCTTCCTTGAACTCGATCGTCATCGTATATTGAAGATCGTTACCTCTTTGTGGAGCATTCGGGTCTCTCCGACCGCCTCCGCCGCCAAAGAACATATCAAAGATGTCTCCGAAGCCACCACCGTTAAAATCTGCTCCGCCGCCACCGAATCCAGCATTCGGGTCTTGGTGGCCGAATTGGTCATAACGGGACCGCTGCTGATCATCACTTAGCACATCGTAAGCTTCCTTGACTTCCTTAAACTTCGTTTCAGCATCCGGTGCTTTATTAACATCTGGATGATATTGACGTGCCAGCTTGCGATAGGCTTTCTTCACTTCCTCGGGGGAGGCGTCCTTCTGCAGCTCAAGCACATCATAAAAGTCTTTTTTGTTTGCCACTTCTCCACCTCCTCATGAAGGAAAGTCAAAGTGATTCCGCCCAAGGGAGGAAATCAACTTTGACTTTCGATTTATTTCAACAAATCTTAGTTCTTCTTCTCTTCATCTACTACTTCGTAATCTGCGTCAACTACATTTTCTCTGGCAGGACCCGCATTTTCTCCGCCTTCAGTAGCGCCGCCTTGCCCATCTTGAGCTTGCTGTGCAGCTTGCTCATAAAGCTTAACGGAAAGCTGTTGAACAATTTCCGTCAATTCGTCGGTTGCTGTTTTGATCTCATCAAGATTATCGCTAGCTAGCGCTGTAGTCAACTTTTCTTTAGCAGCATTAGCTTTCTCGATTTCGCCAGCATCGACTTTATCGCCAAGATCCTTAATTGTTTTGTCCACGCTGTAGATCAATTGATCTCCGCCGTTTTTCGCTTCTACGAGCTCGCGGCGTGCTTTATCTTCCTCAGCATGCAATTCAGCCTCTTGCTGCATACGATCAATCTCTTCCTTGCTCAAGCCGCCAGAGGATGTAATCGTAATTTTTTGGCTCTTACCTGTTCCTTTGTCAAGCGCGGATACGTTAACGATACCGTTCGCATCGATATCGAAAGTAACCTCGATTTGAGGCACGCCGCGAGGAGCAGCTGGAATATCATTAAGAATAAAACGTCCCAATGTTTTGTTGTCTTTTGCCATCGCCCGCTCACCTTGCAGGACGTGGATTTCAACTTGTGTTTGCATATCTGCATAAGTGGAATACACTTGAGATTTGCTTGTAGGGATCGTTGTGTTGCGATCAATCATTTTCGTCAATACGCCACCAGCTGTTTCGATACCGAGGGACAATGGTGTAACGTCAAGCAAGACAACATCTTTAACCTCGCCTGTTAGAACGCCTGCTTGAACAGCTGCTCCCAGAGCAACTACCTCATCCGGATTAACGCCTTTATGAGGGTCTTGACCAGTAAGCTTCTTAATGGCTTCCTGAACGGCAGGAATACGCGTAGAACCACCAACCAAAACGATCTTGTCGATTTCAGAAGCTTTAAGTCCGGAATCAGTCAAGGCTTGACGAGTAGGTCCGATTGTACGCTCTACTAATGTAGCCGTCAATTCATCAAATTTGGCACGTGTAAGGTTAAGCTCCAAATGCTGAGGAACGCCATCTACAACAGTAATGAACGGCAAGGAAATGGTTGTCGTAAGAACGCCGGACAATTCTTTCTTAGCTTTTTCAGCGGCATCCTTAAGACGTTGCACAGCTGCTTTGTCCTTCAACAAATCGATGCCATGCTCCTTCTTAAATTCACCAGAAAGCCATTCAACAACGAGTTGGTCGAAGTCATCGCCACCGAGGTGATTGTCTCCGCTAGTTGCTTTTACTTCAAAGAATCCATCGCCAAGCTCAAGGATACTAACGTCAAAAGTACCGCCACCTAAGTCGAATACTAGAATCGTTTGATCTTCTTGCTTCTCGAAACCATAAGCTAATGCTGCTGCTGTTGGTTCGTTAACAATACGAAGAACTTCTAAACCAGCGATATTACCGGCATCCTTAGTCGCTTGACGCTGGCTATCGTTAAAATAGGCAGGAACTGTAATTACAGCTTGCGTTACAGTCTGACCTAAGTATGCTTCAGCATCAGCTTTAAGTTTTTGCAAAATGATAGCAGAAATTTCAGGAGAAGAATAAGCTTTTCCTTCGATTGTTTCCTTGTGAGTTGTTCCCATATGACGCTTGATTGAGCTTACAGTACGGTCTGGGTTTGTGATAGCTTGACGCTTAGCTGTTTCACCAACAACACGCTCGCCATCTTTCTTGAAGCCTACGACCGAAGGGGTCGTACGGTTTCCTTCCGCGTTAGGGATTACGACTGCTTCGCCGCCTTCCATTACTGCCACACAAGAGTTTGTTGTACCTAAGTCGATACCAATTACTTTACTCATAACTGTATGTTCCTCCTTTATATAAGTACGATATTTAAATAGTTGTAATTATCCGCTAACCTTAACCATCGCAGGACGGATTACTTTGTCCTTCAACCAATACCCTTGCTGGATAACTTCAACAACGATACCTTCTTCGTATTCTTCGCTCTCCACCTGCATAATAGCTTGGTGATGTTCTGGATCAAACGGCTGACCAATTGATTCCATCGGCTTCAAGCCTTCCGCTTCAAGCACTTGGGAAAGCTGACGATAAATCATATCCACGCCCTTGGCAAAAGATTCGCCCTCCGCTACCTCAGTACCCGCCGATAACGCCCGTTGGAAATTATCCAGAACAGGAAGTAATTGACCGATCACCTTTAAGGATGCGTATTGCGTTAATTCTTCTTTCTCCTTTACAGTACGCCGACGGAAATTATCGAAATCCGCTTGCGCCCGTAAATAACGGCTATGATTATCATCCACCTGACGCTGCAGCTCGGCTACGACAGCATTCTCAGCTCCGTTAACCTCTGCCGAATGTTCCACCTCTTCAGAAGAAGTCTCATTCACTTCAGATCCATTTGCTTGTTCTTCCAAAATTTCCTCTTGCTGCTCGTTCATGATTTCTTGCTCCTTCGTCTCTTTCTTACTCATTCAGCATTCACCTCCTTACCATGACACCCTTTAATAGGGCTATGCAAAGCCTTACTTATACCAACGGGACATCAATAAGGCAATATCCTTGGATAAATAGTTCAGTAGATTAATTACTTTGCCGTACTCCATACGCGTCGGTCCGAGTATTCCTATCGTTCCAAGCGATTGTCCTTCATAAGAATACGTAGCCGTAATTAAGCTGCATTGATTAATGGCTTCCATTGCGTTTTCTGTACCAATCTTAACTTGAATTCCACCATTAGGATTAGATTGAAACAATTGCATTAGCAGCTGTGTTTCTTCAAGCATCCCTAAAATACTTTTCGCTTTGTCGACATCCTTGAATTCAGGCTGAGTAAGCATGTTGGATGCCCCACTCAGAAAAACCTTTGGCTCCTGCTCTTCGGTAATAGTCTTCTCAAGTAAAGTAAGAATGTCCTCACAATGATCAATATAGCGGCTTAATTCCTTGGCAATTTCACTGTGTAGCACAGATTTAACTCGGTAGAAGGGTACTCCAGTAAGCTTCTCATTAAGCAGGTTGACGATTTTACTCATGTCATCCATCGATATTCCGTCTGGAATGGAAATTGTCCTGTGCTCAACATGTCCGGTATTAGCCACGATAATTGCTACCGCAGAAACATCATTAATCGGAATGAGTTGAAAATGCTTTAATGTAGTACTAAACATCTCCGGTCCGAGCACTATCGATGTATAGTTGGTCAATTGCGACAATATAGTCGACGCATGGCCAATTACACCTTCCCAATGATTCATCTTCTCTGCGAAAAAAGTACGTAGCTTCCTGACGTCCTGATCTCCGGCGCCGTCCAATGTAACAAGATGATCTACATAATAACGGTAGCCTTTAATGGATGGAATGCGCCCTGCAGAGGTGTGAGGCTGCTCAAGCAAGCCCAGCTCCTCCAAGTCCGCCATCTCGTTGCGAATTGTAGCCGGACTAAAGGTTACGTCTCCGCGCTTGGAAATGCTGCGGGAACCAACCGGCTCCGCGGAACGGATATAATCATCGACGATTGCACTTAAAATCATTCGCTGGCGTTCACTCAGCATCCGAGACTCCTCCTTAAGTAGCTTACCCACCATTTCGTTAGCACTCCATATGAGTGAGTGCTAATGGCTAATACAAAAATACCAAACCGATCCGGTCGTGTCAAGGACGTTCCGGTTAGATTTGGCTTGTTCAATCAGATTTGGGCGAAACTTAAATTTTCATTTCCTTGTGGTACTTCTATAAGCCTCACTACGGCGATTTCATCGCAGCAGTGCTGTTTCGGGCAATTAACGCAATCCGTCCACACTTTTTCCGGAAAAATTTCTTTTTCTACGATATGAAAGCCGTTTTTCTGAAAAAAAGCAGCTTCATAGGTGAGAGCCATAACTTTAGGAATTCCGAGCACTCTGGCTTCTTCTATTAAAGCATCAACGAGCCGACTGCCAACTCCTTGCCCCTTGTATCCATCCACGATACCCAGCGAGCGAATTTCCACTAAATCAACGCCTAGACGGCAAAGTGAACCACAGCCGATAAGACGATCTCCGTCCTGCGCAACGATGAAGGTATCTATATTTCGGGTCAACGCTTCGCGAGAACGCGGGAGCATAATACCATTAGCGGCATAACCCTGTATAAGTTCGAATAACGCTTCAACATCCTGCGGCAACGCTTTGCGGCAGATGACCGACATATAAATCCCTTCTCTCATGCAACAATAATGTATGAATAAATATACAACAAAACGAATGAACTC
This portion of the Cohnella abietis genome encodes:
- a CDS encoding NUDIX hydrolase produces the protein MNIEISAGGVVFRRLDSQLEIQLIEDRFGRMTLAKGKMEPGETIEQTALREIQEETGVTGTLAAPLNIITYVYEHAQLGTVQKEVHYYLVEAGDDPLKAQVEEISNVAWYEPLTAWKLQQDSGYDNNDEVFRLAYDKLGVEIV
- the mtaB gene encoding tRNA (N(6)-L-threonylcarbamoyladenosine(37)-C(2))-methylthiotransferase MtaB, whose amino-acid sequence is MPNVAFYTLGCKVNFYDTEAIWQLFKNEGYEQVDFEQTADVYLINTCTVTNTGDKKSRQIIRRAVRRNPDAIIAVTGCYAQTSPAEILAIPGVDLVIGTQDREKLMTFITDIHNDRKPVNAVRNIMKTREFEELDVPDFAEHTRAFLKIQEGCNNFCTFCIIPWSRGLSRSRQPESVIEQAKQLVSSGYKEIVLTGIHTGGYGDDLENYRLANLLADLDKIEGLERIRISSIEASQIDEKMIAILNSSPKMCRHLHIPLQAGDDDILKRMRRKYTTAEFAEKIRLIHEAMPGVAITTDVIVGFPGETQEQFENGFRFMESLKFAEMHVFPYSKRTGTPAARMDEQVDDEVKNERVHQLIDLSEKMQAAYARDWVGKVLDIIPERAAKGMEEKGLISGYTDNYLQVVLKGDSSLHGKLCRVRITDSGVNECQGELLEVLESDNHELAMQA
- a CDS encoding 16S rRNA (uracil(1498)-N(3))-methyltransferase, encoding MQRYFVPETQMGETSVKLDGEDARHLAAVMRSKPGDFFIACNGLGRDVLAKIVSIDKDNVQADITEVLETHAEMAWKVTIAQSLPKGDKLEIVIQKGTEAGAVAFQPFVSQRTVVQYDERKEVKRLERWRKIAKEAAEQSHRSVIPQIHAVSTWKSLLKQFSEYDLILFCYEEEGRSGAGLRDVLAKYRSSSLAEAPRVLVVIGPEGGFAPQEADAATATNAHLIGLGKRILRTETAALFALACLAYESGELGGI
- a CDS encoding site-2 protease family protein, whose amino-acid sequence is MSFFWFPIEDIPVILLVMLVAFSVHEFAHAWTAWKFGDDTAYKEGRVTLNPMAHLDLIGMLFLLLAGFGWAKPVPVRRSRFKNPRLMNILVSAAGPISNLILAFLILFVMDLLHSFNVIDNISSQMLIFISYWVKINLSLLLFNLIPMPPLDGYRILEEFLPIRIRIKIQEMAQWTTFIFLLIIFIPPLRAITIGPLMDLRGPIMEGMGWLLDSIFSSAGGSMFYRV
- the prmA gene encoding 50S ribosomal protein L11 methyltransferase, whose protein sequence is MRWHEITVLATESSQEMVTHYLTELGAGGVSVEEAWSEDKPRDTSFGQLYDTPLNDIRPGYAVFKAYFSEDTLMEPLVAELDDLLRGLPEYGYDAGEYQIEIGDVHQDDWADAWKQYFKPIAITERLTIKPTWEEYTPKADELVIELDPGMAFGTGTHPTTALCLKALDNAISGGEQIIDVGTGSGVLAIGAMKLGASKVLALDLDPVAVTCAKENITLNGYDDDVEVRLSDLLGVLHEKENNAEVTPPVDLVVANILAEIILLFLADVMKVLKPGGIYITSGIYKNKEMVVQAGLLAAGFEIVDVLRQEEWVAFVAGKPKGDGE
- a CDS encoding YfhD family protein, which produces MTDNHKKLPVASAEDVEFAEELADEEDKEAQQRAEAADQRATVSEGE
- the dnaJ gene encoding molecular chaperone DnaJ, coding for MANKKDFYDVLELQKDASPEEVKKAYRKLARQYHPDVNKAPDAETKFKEVKEAYDVLSDDQQRSRYDQFGHQDPNAGFGGGGADFNGGGFGDIFDMFFGGGGGRRDPNAPQRGNDLQYTMTIEFKEAIFGKETDITIPRTESCDTCHGNGAKPGSKPETCSVCRGSGQQEVAQNTPFGRVVNRRACSSCSGRGTIIKEKCPTCYGNGQVKKQRKIHVKIPAGVDEGAQLRVTGEGEGGVRGGPSGDLYIVLRVKSHEFFEREGDDVYCEIPLTFTQAALGDEIEIPTLTEKVKLKVPAGTQTGTYFRLKGKGVPKLRGYGQGDQQVKVTIVTPTQLSEDQRDLLRDFASKSGESTHEQSKSIFERMKRAILGD
- the dnaK gene encoding molecular chaperone DnaK; translation: MSKVIGIDLGTTNSCVAVMEGGEAVVIPNAEGNRTTPSVVGFKKDGERVVGETAKRQAITNPDRTVSSIKRHMGTTHKETIEGKAYSSPEISAIILQKLKADAEAYLGQTVTQAVITVPAYFNDSQRQATKDAGNIAGLEVLRIVNEPTAAALAYGFEKQEDQTILVFDLGGGTFDVSILELGDGFFEVKATSGDNHLGGDDFDQLVVEWLSGEFKKEHGIDLLKDKAAVQRLKDAAEKAKKELSGVLTTTISLPFITVVDGVPQHLELNLTRAKFDELTATLVERTIGPTRQALTDSGLKASEIDKIVLVGGSTRIPAVQEAIKKLTGQDPHKGVNPDEVVALGAAVQAGVLTGEVKDVVLLDVTPLSLGIETAGGVLTKMIDRNTTIPTSKSQVYSTYADMQTQVEIHVLQGERAMAKDNKTLGRFILNDIPAAPRGVPQIEVTFDIDANGIVNVSALDKGTGKSQKITITSSGGLSKEEIDRMQQEAELHAEEDKARRELVEAKNGGDQLIYSVDKTIKDLGDKVDAGEIEKANAAKEKLTTALASDNLDEIKTATDELTEIVQQLSVKLYEQAAQQAQDGQGGATEGGENAGPARENVVDADYEVVDEEKKN
- the grpE gene encoding nucleotide exchange factor GrpE; translation: MSKKETKEQEIMNEQQEEILEEQANGSEVNETSSEEVEHSAEVNGAENAVVAELQRQVDDNHSRYLRAQADFDNFRRRTVKEKEELTQYASLKVIGQLLPVLDNFQRALSAGTEVAEGESFAKGVDMIYRQLSQVLEAEGLKPMESIGQPFDPEHHQAIMQVESEEYEEGIVVEVIQQGYWLKDKVIRPAMVKVSG
- the hrcA gene encoding heat-inducible transcriptional repressor HrcA, whose protein sequence is MLSERQRMILSAIVDDYIRSAEPVGSRSISKRGDVTFSPATIRNEMADLEELGLLEQPHTSAGRIPSIKGYRYYVDHLVTLDGAGDQDVRKLRTFFAEKMNHWEGVIGHASTILSQLTNYTSIVLGPEMFSTTLKHFQLIPINDVSAVAIIVANTGHVEHRTISIPDGISMDDMSKIVNLLNEKLTGVPFYRVKSVLHSEIAKELSRYIDHCEDILTLLEKTITEEQEPKVFLSGASNMLTQPEFKDVDKAKSILGMLEETQLLMQLFQSNPNGGIQVKIGTENAMEAINQCSLITATYSYEGQSLGTIGILGPTRMEYGKVINLLNYLSKDIALLMSRWYK
- a CDS encoding N-acetyltransferase, encoding MSVICRKALPQDVEALFELIQGYAANGIMLPRSREALTRNIDTFIVAQDGDRLIGCGSLCRLGVDLVEIRSLGIVDGYKGQGVGSRLVDALIEEARVLGIPKVMALTYEAAFFQKNGFHIVEKEIFPEKVWTDCVNCPKQHCCDEIAVVRLIEVPQGNENLSFAQI